Proteins encoded within one genomic window of Chitinophaga parva:
- a CDS encoding efflux RND transporter permease subunit, with protein MVKAALQRPITILVLFAGLLLFAVMAFRTIPIDIFPKLNSPTIYVVEQYGGMSAKQMEGFFATRMQDQFLYVNGVKNIESKSIQGLSLIKLTFYENTDMAEASAQVALQVNRTMAFFPPGSLPPTVVRFDASSLPVGELVFSSKTRPLKEIFDLALTRVRPLFATVPGMSAPPPFGSNARTVLINVDPEKLRSYNLSADEVVQAITQNNAITPSGNLRVDSTMYVTSMNSLEEKVQHFEDIPVKSNGATAVFVHDVATVSDGADITVDYALVNGKRSVYIPVVKTADASTWDVVQTLRKRIPEMKSLLPDDVDISYEFDQSVFVINSAKSLMTEGILGALLTGLMVLLFLRDWRSSVTVVVTIPVAIVSTLLFLKLAGQTINMMTLSGLALAIGILVDQATVTIENIHQHLEMGKEKRLAIYDACKEISFPLLLILLCILAVFAPAFIMTGVPRAMFLPLSLSIAFAMIISFVAAQTLVPILANWLLKAEMFQQHAHAGLALDAEEVKEVNDHTNKEQQHPDSNGFFQKIKSWLIRKLTTWMPKRKLWVLTYIILVLGAAGVAFWGIGKDLLPKTNNGQLQLRLREPDGTRLEVTEQATKGVLALIDSTVQHHVAISSAYVGLVPSNFGTSNLYIFNSGTQEAVLQINLDEDYKIKTETLKEQLRKAIAAHYPQLKISFEPIELTEKIMAQGASTPIEVRVAGKSMADIKSFAAKVLQHMQAVPFLRDVQIAQPLNVPVVNINFDRQKLAMMGVAPDQAAKSVTAVTSSSRYTAKNLWLDEKSAYTYQTQVQVPEYIMNSTEQLNAVPLIKGQPRPILSDVATLQVDTLPGEYDRSGPRRFVTISANISGKDLGSATAAVEKAVQEAGTPPPGLVTEVKGMSSLLTETMDSLQNGLLAAIVVILLLMAANYQSFGLAITVLSTVPAVILGALLALLATGATLNLQSYMGIIMSTGVSVANAILIVTNAEKLRTEYRDPFRAAIVSAGIRLRPILMTSLAMIAGMIPMASGLGESGDMSAPLGRAVIGGLIASTLAALLIVPLVYGWVQQKKSFDTVSLMPDDNAPQH; from the coding sequence ATGGTAAAAGCAGCCTTACAAAGGCCCATCACGATACTGGTGCTGTTTGCCGGATTACTGCTCTTTGCAGTGATGGCCTTCCGCACCATACCCATCGATATTTTTCCGAAGCTCAACAGCCCTACCATTTACGTGGTGGAACAATACGGCGGCATGTCTGCCAAACAGATGGAAGGTTTCTTTGCCACCCGCATGCAGGACCAGTTCCTGTATGTGAACGGGGTGAAGAACATTGAGAGCAAAAGTATCCAGGGCCTGTCCCTCATCAAGCTTACGTTTTATGAGAATACCGACATGGCGGAAGCCTCTGCCCAGGTGGCATTGCAGGTGAACCGTACCATGGCCTTTTTCCCGCCGGGCTCCCTGCCCCCCACGGTAGTGCGTTTTGACGCTTCTTCGCTGCCGGTGGGTGAGCTGGTATTCAGCAGTAAAACACGCCCGCTCAAAGAGATCTTTGACCTGGCCCTCACCCGCGTGCGCCCGCTCTTTGCCACCGTACCGGGCATGTCTGCACCGCCGCCTTTTGGCTCCAACGCGCGCACGGTGCTGATCAACGTAGATCCTGAAAAACTGCGCAGCTATAACCTCTCCGCCGATGAAGTGGTGCAGGCCATTACCCAGAACAACGCCATCACCCCTTCCGGCAACCTGCGCGTGGATAGCACCATGTACGTAACAAGCATGAACTCACTGGAAGAAAAAGTGCAGCATTTTGAAGACATACCGGTGAAATCCAACGGTGCCACCGCGGTGTTTGTACATGATGTGGCCACCGTGAGTGACGGTGCGGATATCACCGTGGATTACGCACTGGTAAATGGCAAGCGTTCCGTGTATATTCCCGTGGTAAAAACGGCGGATGCCAGCACCTGGGATGTGGTGCAGACCTTGCGCAAGCGCATCCCTGAAATGAAAAGCCTCCTGCCGGATGATGTGGATATCAGCTACGAATTTGACCAGTCTGTATTCGTGATCAACTCCGCCAAAAGTCTCATGACGGAAGGCATACTGGGCGCCCTGCTCACAGGTCTCATGGTACTGCTCTTCCTGCGCGACTGGCGCAGCTCTGTTACGGTGGTGGTCACCATCCCCGTAGCCATCGTCAGCACCCTGCTGTTCCTGAAACTGGCCGGGCAAACCATCAATATGATGACCCTGAGTGGCCTGGCGCTGGCCATCGGCATCCTGGTAGACCAGGCTACGGTGACCATTGAGAACATTCACCAGCACCTGGAAATGGGTAAGGAAAAACGCCTGGCCATTTACGACGCGTGCAAGGAAATTTCCTTCCCGCTGCTGCTCATCCTGTTATGTATACTGGCGGTGTTTGCACCGGCCTTTATCATGACCGGTGTGCCCAGGGCTATGTTCCTGCCGCTGTCATTGTCCATTGCCTTTGCCATGATCATTTCCTTCGTGGCCGCGCAAACGCTGGTGCCCATCCTGGCCAACTGGCTGTTGAAAGCGGAAATGTTCCAGCAGCATGCCCACGCCGGCCTGGCCCTGGACGCAGAAGAAGTGAAAGAAGTAAATGACCATACCAATAAAGAACAGCAACATCCCGATAGCAACGGCTTCTTTCAAAAGATCAAAAGCTGGCTGATCCGCAAGCTGACCACGTGGATGCCTAAACGAAAATTGTGGGTGCTCACTTATATAATACTGGTGCTGGGTGCAGCCGGCGTGGCCTTCTGGGGCATTGGTAAAGACCTGCTGCCCAAGACCAATAACGGCCAGCTGCAACTGCGCCTGCGCGAACCGGATGGCACCCGCCTGGAGGTAACTGAGCAGGCTACCAAAGGCGTACTGGCATTGATAGACTCCACGGTGCAGCACCATGTGGCCATTTCCTCCGCTTACGTGGGCCTGGTGCCGTCTAACTTTGGCACCAGTAACCTGTATATTTTCAACAGCGGTACCCAGGAAGCCGTGCTGCAGATCAACCTGGACGAAGACTATAAGATAAAGACGGAAACGCTGAAAGAACAGCTGCGCAAGGCCATTGCAGCGCACTATCCGCAGCTGAAGATCTCCTTTGAGCCTATTGAGCTTACGGAAAAGATCATGGCGCAGGGCGCCTCCACCCCCATTGAAGTAAGGGTGGCCGGTAAAAGCATGGCAGACATCAAATCCTTTGCGGCCAAGGTGTTACAACACATGCAGGCCGTGCCCTTCCTCCGCGATGTACAGATAGCACAGCCCCTCAATGTGCCGGTGGTGAACATCAATTTTGACCGCCAGAAACTGGCCATGATGGGCGTGGCGCCAGACCAGGCAGCCAAGAGCGTGACTGCTGTTACCTCCTCCAGCCGCTATACCGCCAAAAACCTGTGGCTGGATGAAAAGTCGGCCTACACCTATCAAACACAGGTGCAGGTGCCGGAGTACATCATGAACTCCACGGAGCAGCTGAACGCGGTGCCCCTCATCAAAGGACAGCCCCGCCCCATCCTCTCTGACGTGGCCACACTGCAGGTAGACACCTTACCCGGTGAGTACGATCGCAGTGGCCCCCGCCGCTTTGTGACCATCAGCGCAAATATATCCGGCAAGGACCTGGGCAGTGCTACCGCCGCCGTGGAAAAAGCGGTGCAGGAAGCGGGTACGCCGCCTCCCGGCCTGGTCACGGAGGTGAAAGGGATGTCATCCCTGCTTACGGAAACCATGGACTCCCTGCAAAACGGCCTGCTGGCGGCCATCGTGGTGATCCTGCTGCTCATGGCGGCCAACTACCAGAGCTTTGGCCTGGCCATCACCGTGCTGTCCACGGTGCCCGCGGTGATCCTGGGCGCGCTACTGGCCCTGCTGGCCACCGGCGCCACGCTGAACCTGCAATCGTACATGGGTATCATCATGAGCACCGGCGTATCTGTGGCCAATGCCATCCTGATCGTCACCAATGCGGAAAAATTAAGAACGGAATACCGGGACCCTTTCCGGGCGGCCATTGTGAGCGCGGGCATCCGGCTGCGCCCCATTCTCATGACCAGCCTGGCCATGATAGCCGGTATGATCCCCATGGCCTCCGGCCTGGGCGAATCCGGCGATATGTCTGCCCCACTGGGCCGCGCGGTGATAGGAGGCCTTATTGCCTCCACCCTGGCCGCCCTGCTCATTGTGCCGCTGGTGTATGGCTGGGTGCAACAAAAGAAGTCTTTTGACACGGTATCACTGATGCCGGATGACAACGCACCGCAGCACTAA
- a CDS encoding TolC family protein: MPTFLFGKRGSSRAMCRTRMFTGLLCMLLGTASVHAQSRAYTLSELTNAAVHHFPSIQRKQALVNSANAGIADVRSSYLPKLTASDQVNVATDNSIAGTYLPMAPIPSSSAGVRADNIYTPAGANLASLYSEYTLTDFGYRGARMAEAQAGKNLQEADLARETYLLKWQVCRLYFNLLKAQFQLQNDHQNLDRYQQIFRVIKAVTASGITAGVDSSLARAEMSRTMINLNQQLANYHQLQAELSYLSGFAADSLVLDSLTTGFGAPLRIGRDSLPRAYETLPLGIFDTLMVNTADTSNPLLDYYRRNADLYAATEKATSKGFTPKILLAGSLWARGSSIQYDDDFKSVGYGFGYQRFNYGVGLAFTYDLFSGFRRRTKVAMARFQTQAGNYEVEQQQLSLQNSVAKTDAALAATRDNLGQLPLQLKAAADVYRQKLAQYKAGMVNLIDLTNATYVLYRSQTDYVQTLGDWYLQHVDKAAATGKLDDFIQQIQQ; this comes from the coding sequence ATGCCTACTTTCCTTTTTGGGAAGCGGGGCAGCAGCCGTGCTATGTGCCGTACCCGTATGTTTACGGGCCTGCTCTGCATGCTGCTGGGCACCGCTTCCGTACACGCACAGTCCAGGGCCTATACCCTTTCGGAACTGACGAACGCGGCCGTGCACCACTTCCCTTCCATACAGCGCAAACAGGCGCTGGTAAACAGCGCTAATGCCGGCATAGCCGATGTGCGCAGCAGCTATCTGCCCAAGCTCACCGCCAGTGACCAGGTGAATGTGGCTACTGACAATTCCATAGCAGGTACCTACCTGCCCATGGCGCCTATTCCCTCTTCTTCTGCCGGCGTGCGGGCCGATAATATTTATACGCCCGCCGGGGCCAACCTGGCCAGCCTGTATAGTGAATACACGCTCACTGACTTTGGCTACCGGGGCGCCCGCATGGCAGAGGCCCAGGCCGGCAAAAACCTGCAGGAAGCAGACCTGGCGCGGGAAACCTACCTGCTCAAGTGGCAGGTGTGCCGCCTTTATTTTAACCTGCTGAAAGCCCAGTTCCAGTTGCAGAATGACCACCAGAACCTGGACCGCTACCAGCAGATCTTCCGTGTCATCAAGGCGGTGACGGCCAGTGGCATTACCGCCGGCGTAGACTCCAGCCTGGCCCGCGCGGAAATGTCGCGCACCATGATCAACCTGAACCAGCAGCTGGCCAATTACCACCAGCTGCAGGCGGAGCTCAGCTACCTGAGCGGTTTTGCAGCCGACAGCCTGGTGCTGGACTCCCTCACCACCGGGTTTGGAGCGCCTTTGCGCATAGGCCGGGACTCACTCCCACGGGCCTACGAAACATTGCCCCTGGGCATTTTTGATACCCTGATGGTGAATACCGCGGATACCAGCAACCCGCTGCTGGACTATTACCGCCGGAATGCAGATCTGTACGCTGCCACAGAAAAGGCCACCAGCAAGGGCTTCACACCCAAGATACTGCTGGCGGGCAGCCTCTGGGCCCGTGGCTCCAGCATCCAGTATGACGATGATTTCAAGTCTGTAGGCTACGGCTTTGGCTACCAGCGCTTCAATTATGGCGTAGGACTGGCCTTCACCTACGACCTGTTCTCCGGTTTCCGCCGCCGCACCAAGGTGGCCATGGCCCGGTTCCAGACGCAGGCCGGCAATTATGAAGTGGAGCAGCAACAACTTTCCCTGCAGAACAGCGTGGCCAAAACAGACGCCGCCCTGGCAGCCACCCGGGATAACCTGGGCCAGTTGCCATTACAGCTCAAAGCCGCCGCAGACGTGTACCGCCAGAAGCTGGCCCAGTACAAGGCGGGCATGGTGAACCTCATTGACCTCACCAATGCCACCTATGTGCTGTACCGCTCCCAGACTGATTATGTACAGACCCTGGGTGACTGGTACCTGCAGCATGTAGATAAAGCCGCTGCCACTGGTAAGCTGGACGATTTCATTCAACAGATCCAACAATAA
- a CDS encoding DUF5007 domain-containing protein yields MKSSIKYFGCALIALAAATGCKKVTNGYLSDQIRYIDNPIRIGRGLIQQTNAVSNDGSSAPVTYKLLDIRDAATHKHADALDQKYDHYEWTSLFDAQTDTSIDLLNQKRKLVNSTVYGFDQHTGAFTFYGTSVNIPLGTYEFDISASNENGTKVFKNIATFTLVDTPAYHVGDGGAAWFQDGTNDNGDIGVPQVTIERVANEGTLVNLKIIGSDGKPFNPAKGEIIRRGDRSDFQTYAQFHPLVYTDSTMTCNFETTPFPLQQSTYGYLIYYRIPSQFVTFDAGYTPTTAHIYSANPRFQFNIYQEGTYNVTVKMQHCRHI; encoded by the coding sequence ATGAAAAGCAGCATAAAATACTTCGGATGCGCCCTCATCGCCCTGGCGGCGGCGACCGGATGCAAGAAGGTAACCAATGGGTACCTGAGTGACCAGATCCGTTACATAGACAATCCCATCCGCATAGGCCGTGGTCTTATCCAGCAGACCAATGCCGTGTCCAACGACGGATCATCTGCACCCGTTACTTACAAACTGCTGGATATCCGGGATGCAGCCACCCACAAACACGCAGATGCCCTGGATCAAAAGTATGATCACTACGAATGGACATCTCTCTTTGATGCACAGACGGATACTTCCATAGACCTGCTGAACCAAAAACGCAAACTGGTAAACTCCACGGTATACGGGTTTGATCAGCATACCGGGGCCTTCACTTTTTACGGCACGTCAGTAAACATTCCACTGGGCACTTATGAATTCGACATTTCTGCGAGCAATGAGAATGGCACCAAGGTGTTCAAGAACATTGCCACCTTCACCCTGGTAGACACGCCCGCCTATCACGTGGGCGATGGCGGCGCCGCCTGGTTCCAGGATGGCACGAATGACAATGGCGACATCGGGGTGCCCCAGGTGACCATTGAACGCGTAGCCAACGAAGGCACGCTGGTGAACCTGAAAATAATAGGCTCAGACGGCAAGCCCTTCAACCCGGCAAAAGGTGAGATCATCCGCCGCGGCGACCGCAGCGATTTTCAAACCTATGCACAGTTCCACCCGCTGGTGTATACCGACTCCACCATGACGTGTAACTTTGAGACCACGCCTTTCCCGCTGCAGCAAAGCACTTACGGCTACCTGATCTATTACCGTATTCCCAGCCAGTTCGTCACCTTTGATGCAGGCTACACGCCCACCACGGCGCATATTTACAGTGCCAACCCCCGCTTCCAGTTTAATATTTACCAGGAAGGCACTTACAATGTGACCGTGAAAATGCAACACTGCCGGCATATCTAG
- a CDS encoding YHS domain-containing protein, with the protein MKAFTGLLSLLLLAAACNQTTKPAGTNAPAADTAMKATVAAPKFEAALVDNKKDPSCGMPVTAGIEDTLHYKGKVLGFCSQECKDAFAAKPDSFVVVYK; encoded by the coding sequence ATGAAAGCATTCACCGGTTTACTGTCACTCCTGCTCCTGGCAGCCGCCTGTAATCAAACCACCAAGCCTGCCGGCACTAACGCACCGGCAGCGGATACTGCCATGAAAGCCACTGTGGCCGCTCCTAAATTTGAAGCCGCGCTGGTAGATAATAAAAAAGATCCTTCCTGTGGCATGCCGGTTACCGCGGGCATTGAAGACACACTGCATTATAAAGGAAAGGTATTAGGCTTTTGCTCCCAGGAATGTAAGGACGCCTTTGCAGCGAAGCCGGATAGTTTTGTAGTGGTATATAAATAG
- a CDS encoding efflux RND transporter periplasmic adaptor subunit yields the protein MRTLYFISLACICFTACGVHHEQVATKAEAPVKKGPAYDVVEATAGSLSQQMTLPGQLAAYEEVSIFPKVNGYVQQVLVDIGANVKKGTLLMTLEAPELEQGSAQAKEKYATAKADFLLSRERYARMREAAETDGAVSPLDLAATRSKTMADSALANAAYANWQLQETLHSYLRVTAPFDGVITQRNVHPGALVSDVSKDKPMLELKSLDRLRLQVDVPEAVAGTLSVGDTLRFRLSAFPGLTFKGQISRKSDNVNLQYRAERIEVDVANPKHELAAGMYADVLVTSQRKVPGCIVPKTAVVTGTDRKYVLQVADHKAIKTDVSTGNTHDGKIEVYGAIQPGARVIANANDEISDGAIID from the coding sequence ATGCGTACCCTTTATTTTATTTCCCTGGCCTGCATCTGCTTCACTGCCTGTGGCGTGCACCACGAGCAGGTGGCCACCAAAGCGGAAGCGCCGGTAAAAAAAGGCCCCGCCTACGATGTGGTGGAAGCCACCGCCGGCAGCCTTTCCCAGCAAATGACGCTGCCCGGGCAACTGGCCGCTTATGAAGAAGTAAGTATTTTTCCCAAGGTGAACGGCTATGTCCAGCAAGTACTGGTAGACATCGGGGCCAATGTAAAAAAAGGCACCCTGCTCATGACACTGGAAGCCCCGGAACTGGAACAGGGCAGCGCCCAGGCCAAAGAGAAATACGCCACCGCCAAGGCCGACTTCCTCCTCTCCCGTGAACGCTATGCCCGCATGCGGGAAGCAGCGGAAACAGATGGTGCGGTGTCGCCCCTGGACCTGGCAGCCACCCGCTCTAAGACCATGGCAGACAGCGCCCTGGCCAATGCTGCCTATGCCAACTGGCAACTGCAGGAAACCCTGCACAGCTACCTACGTGTAACCGCTCCTTTTGATGGGGTGATCACCCAGCGCAACGTGCACCCCGGCGCCCTGGTGAGCGATGTAAGCAAGGACAAGCCCATGCTGGAACTTAAATCACTGGACCGCCTGCGCCTGCAGGTGGACGTACCGGAAGCCGTGGCGGGCACCCTCTCTGTGGGCGATACGCTGCGCTTCCGTCTCAGTGCATTTCCCGGCCTTACCTTCAAAGGCCAGATCAGCCGCAAGTCTGACAACGTGAACCTCCAATACCGCGCGGAACGTATAGAAGTGGACGTTGCCAATCCGAAACATGAACTGGCCGCCGGCATGTATGCAGACGTACTGGTGACCAGCCAGCGCAAAGTGCCAGGCTGCATTGTTCCCAAAACCGCCGTGGTAACCGGCACCGACCGCAAATACGTGCTGCAGGTGGCGGACCATAAAGCCATCAAAACAGATGTAAGCACCGGCAACACCCATGATGGCAAGATCGAGGTGTATGGCGCCATTCAGCCCGGGGCCCGGGTGATAGCCAATGCCAATGACGAGATCAGTGACGGGGCGATAATTGATTAA
- a CDS encoding RagB/SusD family nutrient uptake outer membrane protein gives MKKLILYSIGIALAAAVAGTSSCKKILDQEPHNSTFTDAYFKTELDARTANAGAYSLLRRVLLNDFSWHTYGDIPSGDIVCDGDVWHSPIVSGQFTGLNVQSSNWNWQQYYQILQQVNLIIDKVPGIPDAQFINEKKNHIIGEGYFLRAYTYFYMSRIWGDVPLKLQPDLDITTVKNIPRSPADSVLDQCLADVAKAESLLDWGYTVENDRAVRANKGSAYALEAHIRAWRHDYAGAEKAADAVITQGGYHLLDSSSYKLVFQGKSMEGIFEININDGQNEGIAIYDYYGNYGIPAYPMEDPYITNKDGLQWWTNTGYINKLWPDEDTLADVRYRDFFHYPKNDGSGQIIKYSNIAKLSDRDLRMSNNLPIFRLADIMLLRAEALSALGRKAEALPLLNAVRERAGLADNDGSGDLDTDILEERLRELYFEGQSYYDLVRTKKLPQYNEHFPSDQFSNGSPAAGWLWPVDPNMFKDDPTLVQTPYWRGKL, from the coding sequence ATGAAAAAACTTATTTTATACAGCATAGGTATAGCGCTGGCTGCAGCGGTGGCAGGGACCAGTTCCTGTAAAAAGATACTGGACCAGGAACCGCATAACTCCACCTTCACAGACGCTTATTTTAAAACAGAACTGGACGCACGCACGGCCAATGCAGGCGCCTACTCACTGCTCCGCCGCGTGCTGCTGAACGATTTCAGCTGGCACACCTACGGCGACATCCCTTCCGGCGACATTGTATGTGATGGTGATGTGTGGCACTCCCCCATCGTATCCGGCCAGTTCACCGGCCTCAATGTGCAAAGCAGTAACTGGAACTGGCAACAGTATTACCAGATCCTCCAGCAGGTAAACCTGATCATTGATAAAGTGCCCGGCATCCCGGATGCGCAGTTTATCAACGAAAAGAAAAATCATATCATCGGGGAAGGCTACTTCCTGCGCGCTTATACTTATTTCTATATGAGCCGCATCTGGGGCGATGTGCCGTTGAAACTGCAGCCGGACCTGGATATCACCACGGTAAAGAATATTCCCAGAAGCCCCGCAGACTCCGTACTGGACCAGTGCCTGGCGGATGTGGCCAAAGCAGAATCGCTGCTGGACTGGGGCTACACTGTCGAAAACGACCGGGCCGTACGTGCGAACAAAGGCAGCGCCTATGCGCTGGAAGCCCATATCCGCGCCTGGCGCCACGACTATGCCGGTGCAGAGAAAGCCGCAGACGCCGTGATCACGCAGGGTGGCTACCACCTGCTGGATTCTTCCAGCTACAAACTGGTATTCCAGGGTAAAAGCATGGAAGGCATTTTCGAGATCAACATCAATGACGGGCAGAATGAAGGCATTGCCATTTATGATTACTATGGCAACTACGGCATCCCCGCTTACCCGATGGAAGATCCTTACATCACCAACAAAGACGGGCTGCAATGGTGGACCAATACCGGCTATATCAACAAACTGTGGCCGGATGAAGATACCCTTGCAGACGTGCGCTACCGCGACTTCTTCCACTATCCGAAGAATGACGGCAGTGGCCAGATCATCAAGTACTCCAACATTGCCAAGCTCTCCGACCGTGACCTGCGCATGAGCAACAACCTGCCCATTTTCCGCCTTGCAGATATTATGCTGCTGCGTGCAGAAGCATTGAGCGCGCTGGGACGCAAGGCAGAAGCCCTGCCCCTGCTGAACGCCGTGCGTGAAAGAGCGGGCCTGGCAGACAATGACGGCAGCGGGGACCTGGATACCGACATCCTGGAAGAACGCCTGCGCGAATTGTATTTTGAAGGCCAGTCTTACTACGACCTGGTGCGCACCAAAAAACTGCCGCAATACAACGAACACTTCCCGTCTGACCAGTTCAGCAACGGCTCTCCTGCCGCCGGCTGGCTCTGGCCCGTGGACCCGAATATGTTCAAGGACGATCCCACCCTGGTGCAAACACCCTACTGGAGAGGTAAACTCTAA
- a CDS encoding helix-turn-helix domain-containing protein, whose amino-acid sequence MSNYTTDLPEMASGLTPHPSLPELAADHFVLTWQEGPQPGVPLKNDYYAIVLCLGGSATKMVGSFRLDVKPHSLFIIAPQHTHYFEQSSKDLQLLSIVFRPSFLADSFFRDQELETLLDQHPGCPPIQQLQPAQFENILRLYRKMYREQKQADRFHLQMSRLLLMELFYEMHRAITRCPESSAHPTSRQHQLYTEFLKLVDTHYLTKRTVQEYADLLFVTAKHLSEVIKHETGKNALYYIHQRLHQDARHLLSTSALSVKEISDRLNFDTASHFSRFFKNITGFNPSVFRLNLAS is encoded by the coding sequence ATGAGCAATTACACAACAGACCTGCCGGAAATGGCTTCCGGTCTCACACCGCATCCGTCATTACCCGAACTTGCCGCCGATCACTTTGTGCTCACCTGGCAGGAAGGGCCGCAGCCGGGCGTTCCCCTCAAAAATGATTATTACGCCATTGTACTTTGCCTGGGGGGCAGTGCCACCAAGATGGTAGGCTCTTTCCGGCTGGATGTAAAACCGCATTCCCTCTTTATCATTGCGCCCCAGCATACACACTACTTTGAGCAAAGCTCCAAGGACCTGCAGTTACTCAGCATCGTGTTCCGCCCTAGTTTCCTGGCAGATAGCTTTTTCCGTGACCAGGAGCTGGAGACCCTGCTGGACCAGCATCCCGGCTGCCCACCCATCCAGCAGCTGCAACCCGCCCAGTTTGAGAACATCCTGCGGCTGTACCGCAAAATGTACCGGGAGCAAAAACAGGCAGACCGTTTTCACCTGCAAATGAGCCGCCTGCTGCTCATGGAACTGTTTTACGAAATGCACCGGGCCATTACCCGCTGCCCGGAGAGCAGCGCTCATCCCACCTCGCGCCAGCACCAGCTGTACACGGAGTTCCTGAAACTGGTGGACACCCATTACCTCACCAAACGCACCGTGCAGGAATATGCAGACCTGCTGTTTGTAACGGCCAAGCACCTGAGTGAAGTGATCAAACATGAAACCGGGAAAAATGCGCTGTACTACATTCACCAGCGCCTGCACCAGGACGCGCGCCACCTGCTCAGTACTTCTGCCCTCAGCGTAAAAGAGATCTCAGACCGTTTAAATTTTGATACGGCCTCCCACTTCAGCCGCTTCTTCAAGAACATCACGGGCTTTAACCCGTCTGTGTTCCGGCTCAACCTCGCTTCGTAA